One Pseudomonas sp. MM213 genomic window, TCTGCGCGTTGGCGAAGCGGAAAATGATCTGGAATTCGTCATCGTCGGGCGGCGGGGCGAGCACGCCTGAGCCGAGATAACCCTGGAAGTCGGTGGCCAGTTGTTCGCCTTCGCGCAACCAGGTCATCAGGTCCTGATAACGCCCATCGGTGACGCGGCGCGCAACCATCAGCGTGACGGGGGAGGTAGACATTATGTATCTCCGTATGACAATCGCGTTACTCCGGATAGGAGTTTCGCCAGGCGCAGCGCCGGGGTGGTGGGCTGCGTCTCGGAACAAGCAAGGATTGGTCCGGATTCTACAGGTTATGGCAGCGACAATCGTCGTTCATCAATGTATTGAATGGTGATGGGGCAAGAGAGGTAGAATGGGATCCAATTTATACGCGGACGTTGACTGCCCTATGCCTGTCTTGACTGAAGATGTCGCTGGTTTGCCGCGTGCTCTTTCCATAGAAAAGGAAGAACTGTTTCCGATCCGTGAAGTGTCACGGCTGACGGGCGTCAATCCGGTCACCTTGCGGGCGTGGGAGCGACGTTATGGTCTGATTCAGCCAATGCGCACCGAAAGCGGGCATCGCTTGTACGCAATGACCGATATCGAGCGGGTCCGCAGCATCCTGGGCTGGATCGAACGTGGCGTCGCCGTCAGCAAGGTCGGCAAGATACTGGCCAAGACTGCCCCGCTTCAAGCGTTGTCGCACATCATCCCCAACGAACTGGTGCAGGCTGACTACGCGCAGTGGCAGGAACAAGTCAAAGCGGCGGTGAGCGTGTTCGATGAGGTGCAACTGGAGCAGGTCTATGGGCAGATCTTTTCCAGTTACCCCCTGACCGTGGCGTTTCAGGACATTCTGATGCCACTCTGGAAGCAATTTCTGCAACGTCAGGAAGTGTTCGGCCAGGCCAGCGAGTGGCTATTCCTGGACGGTTTTTTGCGTTCACGGGTATTACAGCGGCTGCTGCTGGTGCGCGTCATGCAGCCACGGCGCGTGATTGTCTGTCCCCTGAACGATCAATGTCGTGAACTCGAACTGTTGGTCACGGCGTTGTTTTTGAGCAGTGTCGATTCGGCCATTCAATTGCTGGCGGTTGGTCAGCCCTTTGATGAACTGGCGCTGGTCTGCGAAAGGGTCAAGCCCCAGGCGTTGGTGCTGTTTTCCAATCACGCGCCC contains:
- a CDS encoding MerR family transcriptional regulator; the encoded protein is MGSNLYADVDCPMPVLTEDVAGLPRALSIEKEELFPIREVSRLTGVNPVTLRAWERRYGLIQPMRTESGHRLYAMTDIERVRSILGWIERGVAVSKVGKILAKTAPLQALSHIIPNELVQADYAQWQEQVKAAVSVFDEVQLEQVYGQIFSSYPLTVAFQDILMPLWKQFLQRQEVFGQASEWLFLDGFLRSRVLQRLLLVRVMQPRRVIVCPLNDQCRELELLVTALFLSSVDSAIQLLAVGQPFDELALVCERVKPQALVLFSNHAPTSDLPRRLNRLAMSLDCQLMLAGDASELSQESLDGSSIGCLGNEGVVMRQRLKQFLAGNLDT